In Campylobacter sp. MIT 99-7217, a genomic segment contains:
- a CDS encoding major outer membrane protein, with product MKLVKLSLVAALAAGSLSALNAVSLEEAIKNVDLSGQLRYRYNTASDFANNTQSSVGGKQNHNFRAVLGAKAHISDEFRVFGQAQFQPTTEGGYGPTTGNGNNNRAKTDEPFVLRQAYLEYVLSDYATSASVGRQELGTIWTDDFVGIAGKLTNTSIEGVTLAAFWVDGFEMEGDGDEAFALFENGTKDNLHDFFFRQNLYGAAAVTSFDLGGQKIDAQLWYGFMQKRASLYALDVKYSLDIAEDLNWGLRASYLGNSVDSALKDYVARRYQAKVDNGTFYRVEGALKGYGFDGTLGYLGYGKKDAYTVNTVEDVGQLGLAGKELFYSKGSNLTGDKGENAYAYAVAGYTLPQDVRIGLTYIFGATKVGALGSEDGGGKKQEIVGEVSYNYNKNLNFLAWYSYLDASSDLRSGLNEDNYKKNTVRLQAIYNF from the coding sequence ATGAAGTTAGTAAAACTAAGTTTAGTTGCAGCCTTAGCTGCTGGTTCTTTATCAGCATTAAACGCTGTTTCTTTAGAAGAAGCGATTAAAAATGTTGATCTTTCAGGTCAGTTGCGTTACCGCTACAACACAGCAAGCGACTTTGCAAACAACACTCAAAGTTCTGTTGGAGGAAAGCAAAACCACAACTTTAGGGCTGTTCTTGGTGCAAAAGCTCATATTTCTGATGAATTTAGAGTCTTTGGTCAAGCTCAGTTTCAGCCAACAACAGAGGGTGGTTATGGTCCTACAACTGGTAACGGCAACAACAACAGAGCAAAAACTGATGAACCTTTTGTTCTTCGCCAAGCGTATTTAGAATATGTCTTGAGTGATTACGCAACCTCAGCTTCTGTTGGTCGCCAAGAGCTAGGCACTATATGGACAGATGATTTTGTGGGTATAGCTGGTAAGCTTACGAACACTTCTATTGAAGGCGTTACCTTAGCGGCTTTTTGGGTCGATGGCTTTGAAATGGAAGGCGATGGCGATGAAGCTTTTGCACTTTTTGAAAATGGAACAAAAGACAACCTCCACGATTTCTTCTTTAGACAAAACCTTTACGGTGCAGCTGCTGTAACCTCTTTTGATCTTGGAGGACAAAAGATCGACGCTCAACTTTGGTATGGTTTTATGCAAAAAAGAGCCTCTCTTTATGCTCTTGATGTAAAATACAGCCTTGATATAGCTGAGGATTTAAATTGGGGCTTAAGAGCTTCTTATCTAGGAAACTCTGTTGATTCAGCTTTGAAAGACTATGTTGCTAGACGCTACCAAGCAAAAGTAGATAATGGCACTTTTTATAGGGTGGAGGGTGCTTTAAAAGGCTATGGCTTTGATGGAACACTTGGATATCTTGGCTATGGTAAAAAAGACGCTTACACCGTGAACACAGTTGAAGATGTAGGTCAGCTTGGCTTAGCAGGTAAAGAACTTTTCTACTCAAAAGGATCAAACCTTACAGGCGATAAGGGTGAAAATGCTTATGCTTATGCAGTAGCGGGTTATACCCTCCCTCAAGATGTGAGAATCGGTCTTACTTATATCTTCGGTGCAACTAAGGTAGGTGCTTTAGGCTCAGAAGATGGCGGTGGCAAAAAGCAAGAAATCGTAGGCGAGGTAAGCTACAACTACAACAAAAACCTAAATTTCTTGGCTTGGTATTCTTATCTTGATGCCTCAAGTGATCTCAGATCTGGCTTAAATGAAGATAATTACAAGAAAAACACTGTCCGTCTTCAAGCCATATATAATTTCTAA
- a CDS encoding major outer membrane protein, translating into MKLVKLSLVAALAAGSLSALNAVSLEDAIKNVDFTGNLRYRYDTASAFANNTQSSIKRKQRHGLRAQLNTNAHISDEFRVFGQAQYGNSNEGGYGSVADGNRADTQGSLKLRQAYLEYVLSDYATSASVGRQVLGTIWTDDFVGIAGKLTNTSIEGVTLAAFWVDGFEMESDGDEAFNTTLFTTNLKNAQNQDIPGTNLHDFFFRQNLYGAAAVTSFDLGGQKIDAQLWYGFMQKRASLYALDVKYSLDIAEDLNWGLRASYLGNSVDSTLKDYVARRYQAKVDNGTFYRVEGDLKGYGFNGTLGYLGYGKKDAYTVNTVEDTGKLGLPGKELFYSKGSNLTGDKGENAYAYAKVGYTLPQGVSLNVHYLFGATKVGALGSEDGGGKKQEILGLVSYDYNKALNFQAWYSYLDASSDLRSGLNEDNYKKNTIRLQALYKF; encoded by the coding sequence ATGAAGTTAGTAAAACTAAGTTTAGTTGCAGCCTTAGCTGCTGGTTCTTTATCAGCATTAAACGCTGTTTCTTTAGAAGATGCGATTAAAAATGTTGATTTTACAGGAAATTTGCGTTACCGCTATGATACAGCAAGTGCCTTTGCAAATAACACTCAAAGTTCTATCAAAAGAAAACAAAGACACGGCTTAAGAGCCCAGCTTAACACTAATGCCCATATCTCTGATGAATTTAGAGTCTTTGGTCAAGCTCAGTATGGAAACTCTAATGAGGGTGGTTATGGTTCTGTAGCTGATGGCAACCGTGCTGATACTCAAGGTTCTTTAAAACTTCGCCAAGCATATTTAGAATATGTCTTGAGTGATTACGCAACCTCAGCCTCTGTTGGTCGCCAAGTATTAGGCACTATATGGACAGATGATTTTGTGGGTATAGCTGGTAAGCTTACAAACACTTCTATCGAGGGCGTTACCTTAGCAGCTTTTTGGGTCGATGGTTTTGAAATGGAAAGTGATGGCGATGAAGCTTTTAATACCACGCTTTTTACTACAAATCTTAAAAACGCACAAAATCAAGACATTCCTGGAACTAACCTCCACGATTTCTTCTTTAGACAAAACCTTTACGGTGCAGCTGCTGTAACCTCTTTTGATCTTGGAGGACAAAAGATCGACGCTCAACTTTGGTATGGTTTTATGCAAAAAAGAGCCTCTCTTTATGCTCTTGATGTAAAATACAGCCTTGATATAGCTGAGGATTTAAATTGGGGCTTAAGAGCTTCTTATCTAGGAAACTCTGTTGATTCTACTTTGAAAGACTATGTTGCTAGACGCTACCAAGCAAAAGTAGATAATGGCACTTTTTATAGAGTAGAAGGCGATCTCAAGGGTTATGGTTTTAACGGAACACTTGGATATCTTGGCTATGGTAAAAAAGACGCTTACACCGTAAACACAGTTGAAGACACAGGCAAACTAGGCTTACCGGGCAAAGAACTTTTCTACTCAAAAGGATCAAACCTTACAGGCGATAAGGGTGAAAATGCTTATGCTTATGCAAAAGTAGGCTATACTCTCCCTCAAGGTGTGAGCTTAAATGTGCATTATCTTTTTGGTGCAACTAAGGTAGGTGCTTTAGGCTCAGAAGATGGCGGTGGTAAAAAGCAAGAAATTTTAGGCTTAGTAAGTTATGATTATAACAAGGCTTTAAATTTCCAAGCTTGGTATTCTTATCTTGATGCCTCAAGTGATCTCAGATCCGGCTTAAATGAAGATAATTACAAGAAAAACACTATCCGTCTTCAAGCACTTTATAAATTCTAA
- a CDS encoding NTP/NDP exchange transporter, producing the protein MFLQTINKIFSLKQGEIRLLLLSVLFIFMLFSSYAILRPLRDALGLEGGQDELKWLFLGTFIATILGSLLAMRLSGAVKRKFYLNAIFIFFASNLLCFYVALFFISTNSQGFVWLARIFYVWVSVFNLFIISSAWSLLADIFNKDQSKRLFGIITAGASLGSILGAFSVKLLSSHLDAQNFILISVLLLFLVLILKAFLLKESLKLLEEKQKFIQRFNTPIGSKSAFIGFSIIIKSKFLLVFVGFILLLTSVSTFLYMEQARIISELFPKSDPNSRALRTAAFANIDFIVQSLSFIIQIFFTAKIANLSLKWLLCPLGFILSFAFVILAFTHPALLPIIIAMSVRRVGEYALVKPAREMLFVPLSSEEKYKVKNFLDTVVYRGGDALSAQLEASLLHFGVAFTLISGGVLSFLWGILGLKLSKDYEKNF; encoded by the coding sequence ATGTTCTTGCAAACAATAAACAAAATCTTTAGCCTAAAACAAGGCGAAATAAGGCTTTTACTCTTAAGCGTGCTTTTTATCTTTATGCTTTTTAGCTCTTATGCGATCTTGCGTCCTTTGCGTGATGCTTTGGGACTTGAGGGCGGACAAGATGAGCTAAAATGGCTTTTTTTAGGCACTTTTATAGCTACTATTCTTGGCTCTTTATTAGCCATGCGTTTAAGTGGGGCTGTGAAGCGTAAATTTTATCTTAATGCCATTTTTATCTTTTTTGCCTCAAATTTGCTTTGTTTTTATGTGGCTTTATTTTTTATATCTACGAATTCACAGGGCTTTGTTTGGCTTGCGAGGATTTTTTATGTTTGGGTAAGCGTTTTTAATCTTTTCATCATCTCTAGTGCTTGGAGCTTGCTTGCTGATATTTTTAACAAGGATCAAAGCAAAAGGCTTTTTGGTATCATCACAGCCGGAGCAAGCCTTGGAAGCATACTTGGAGCTTTTAGCGTTAAGCTTCTTTCAAGCCATTTAGACGCCCAAAATTTCATACTCATATCCGTTCTTTTGCTCTTTTTAGTCCTCATACTCAAGGCGTTTTTGCTCAAAGAAAGCCTAAAACTCTTAGAAGAAAAGCAAAAATTCATACAAAGATTTAACACGCCCATAGGCTCAAAAAGTGCGTTTATAGGCTTTTCTATCATTATAAAGTCTAAATTTTTACTCGTTTTTGTGGGCTTTATCTTGCTTTTAACAAGCGTAAGCACCTTTTTATACATGGAGCAAGCTAGGATCATCAGCGAGCTTTTTCCAAAAAGCGATCCAAACTCAAGGGCTTTAAGGACGGCTGCCTTTGCAAATATAGATTTTATCGTGCAAAGTTTAAGCTTTATCATTCAAATTTTCTTCACAGCCAAAATCGCAAATTTAAGCCTAAAATGGCTACTTTGTCCGCTTGGCTTTATACTAAGCTTTGCCTTTGTGATCCTAGCTTTTACGCACCCTGCCTTACTTCCTATCATCATTGCTATGAGCGTGCGAAGGGTTGGCGAATACGCCCTTGTCAAGCCAGCTAGAGAAATGCTCTTTGTGCCTTTGAGTAGCGAGGAAAAATACAAGGTCAAAAATTTCTTAGATACCGTGGTTTATAGAGGCGGAGACGCACTTTCCGCCCAGCTTGAAGCAAGCTTGTTACACTTTGGCGTAGCTTTTACTCTCATTAGTGGTGGAGTTTTGTCCTTTTTATGGGGTATTTTAGGACTAAAACTAAGTAAAGACTATGAGAAAAATTTTTAA
- a CDS encoding major outer membrane protein, which translates to MKLVKLSLVAALAAGSLSALNAVSLEDAIKNVDFTGNLRYRYDTASDVAAPLIGQSSTATSKQSHKIRARLGVKASIADDFKVFGQAQYGESANGGYGPTTNGNSADTQRAFNLRQAYLEYTNSDYATSVIVGRQELGTIWTDDMVGIAGKLVNTSIEGVTLAAFWVDGFEVGDGERAFANNKGGASAYQNVVASQVQGTGAGSYAYVSDFFYRQNLYGAAAITSFDLGGSSLDAQVWFGYMQKRATLYALDVKYGLDLAEDLKWNIRASYLGNSLDSALKDKLNNAVDNGMLYRVDGTIKGYGFDGTLGYVSYGKDDKVTVNTVEDQNSIGLLGKELFYAEGSRLTDALGKSAYTYVGAGYTLPQDIRIGAQYVFGSTKAGHYGVAAGGGKKSEIVGELSYNYNKNLGFLAYYSYLDASSDVPSGVDSDQYKKSTVRLQALYKF; encoded by the coding sequence ATGAAGTTAGTAAAACTAAGTTTAGTTGCAGCCTTAGCTGCTGGTTCTTTATCAGCATTAAACGCTGTTTCTTTAGAAGATGCGATTAAAAATGTTGATTTTACAGGAAATTTGCGTTACCGCTATGATACAGCAAGTGATGTGGCAGCTCCTCTTATAGGACAAAGCTCTACAGCGACTTCAAAACAAAGCCACAAGATCAGAGCAAGACTTGGTGTAAAGGCAAGTATAGCTGATGATTTTAAGGTATTTGGTCAAGCTCAGTATGGTGAGTCAGCAAATGGTGGTTATGGTCCTACTACAAATGGCAATAGTGCAGATACACAAAGAGCTTTTAACCTTCGCCAAGCTTACTTAGAGTATACAAACAGCGACTATGCAACCTCAGTGATCGTAGGTCGTCAAGAGCTAGGCACTATCTGGACAGATGATATGGTGGGTATAGCTGGTAAGCTTGTAAACACTTCTATCGAGGGTGTTACCTTAGCAGCTTTTTGGGTCGATGGCTTTGAAGTAGGCGATGGCGAAAGAGCTTTTGCAAATAACAAAGGCGGAGCTTCAGCTTATCAAAATGTAGTAGCTAGTCAAGTTCAAGGAACAGGTGCTGGTAGCTATGCTTATGTATCTGATTTCTTTTATAGACAAAATCTTTATGGTGCAGCAGCTATAACCTCTTTTGATCTTGGTGGATCAAGTCTTGATGCACAAGTTTGGTTTGGTTATATGCAAAAAAGAGCTACACTTTATGCACTTGATGTAAAATACGGCTTAGATCTTGCTGAAGATCTTAAGTGGAACATAAGAGCTTCTTATCTTGGAAACTCACTTGACTCAGCACTTAAAGATAAGCTTAATAATGCTGTTGATAATGGTATGTTATACAGAGTTGATGGTACGATCAAGGGTTATGGCTTTGATGGAACACTTGGTTATGTAAGCTATGGTAAAGATGATAAGGTTACAGTAAATACTGTAGAAGATCAAAACTCTATAGGCTTACTTGGTAAAGAACTTTTCTATGCTGAGGGTTCAAGACTAACTGATGCTCTTGGTAAAAGTGCTTATACTTATGTAGGAGCTGGTTATACTCTACCTCAAGATATCCGCATAGGCGCTCAATATGTCTTTGGTAGCACTAAAGCAGGACATTATGGTGTTGCCGCTGGTGGTGGTAAAAAATCAGAAATCGTAGGCGAGCTAAGCTATAACTATAACAAAAATCTTGGCTTCCTAGCTTACTACTCTTATCTTGATGCTTCAAGTGATGTGCCTTCTGGTGTTGATAGTGATCAATACAAAAAAAGCACAGTTCGCCTTCAAGCATTATATAAATTCTAA